In Nicotiana tabacum cultivar K326 chromosome 11, ASM71507v2, whole genome shotgun sequence, a single window of DNA contains:
- the LOC107817471 gene encoding uncharacterized protein LOC107817471 isoform X1: protein MRCRKDKCDLIIGGLVLIVSSWVMGVKGSIHEYKNEAFIPRFNSFFFHGGSEGLYASKVQDSPLPLSDDTNNKPLTGKSFIRFETITFRRTKEAANKQNEMQQSTGIVEAIIVEVKDRNMIGGSYLNSEAICCTPALAKDGSCKVGEVIIHQDSENPGWPKRIQTSFEGNNEEANMVLQTVEINKTGMYYLYFMFCNPELQGTLISGRSVWRNPEGYLPGKMAPLMTFYGLMSLAYLILGLLWFLRFVQHWKDIIQLHYHITAVIGLGMCEMALWYFEYANFNATGSRPMGITMWAVTFSAIKKTVSRLLLLVVSMGYGVVRPTLGGITSKVLLLGVVYFLASEALELVEHLGNINDFSGKARIFLVLPVALLDSCFIVWIFSSLSKTLEKLQIRRSVAKLELYRKFTNSLAVSVLLSVAWIGYELYFNASDPLSELWQRAWIIPAFWTILAYLLLTVICILWAPSNNPTRYAYSGETLDDDEEGLSLTGSGVIVGGDLVSKLERKERKASIAADHVFGLGEVVEEDKRE, encoded by the exons ATGAGATGTAGAAAGGATAAATGTGATCTGATAATTGGAGGACTAGTGTTAATTGTGAGCAGTTGGGTAATGGGAGTAAAAGGGTCGATCCATGAGTACAAGAATGAAGCTTTTATTCCTCGTTTTAATTCATTCTTCTTCCATGGTGGTAGTGAAGGTCTTTATGCTTCTAAGGTGCAAGATTCTCCCCTTCCTCTTTCTGATGACACCAATAATAAACCCCTTACTGGCAAGTCTTTCATCAG GTTTGAGACAATCACCTTTAGAAGAACAAAGGAGGCTGCAAATAAGCAAAATGAGATGCAGCAGAGTACTGGAATTGTTGAAGCCATAATAGTCGAGGTCAAAGACAGGAATATGATTGGAGGATCCTATCTTAATTCTGAGGCAATATGTTGCACCCCTGCTCTTGCCAAGGATGGATCCTGCAAGGTAGGAGAGGTTATAATCCATCAAGATTCTGAGAACCCTGGGTGGCCAAAGCGGATTCAGACGTCCTTTGAAGGAAACAATGAAGAGGCTAATATGGTACTCCAGACTGTCGAGATCAACAAGACTGGaatgtattatctctattttaTGTTCTGCAATCCAGAACTCCAGGGGACATTAATTAGTGGTAGAAGTGTTTGGAGAAACCCAGAAGGCTATCTACCTGGGAAGATGGCACCACTAATGACATTTTATGGTTTGATGTCTCTAGCGTACCTCATTCTTGGTCTCTTGTGGTTTTTACGTTTCGTACAACACTGGAAGGATATAATACAGTTGCACTATCACATTACTGCCGTGATAGGTCTTGGAATGTGTGAAATGGCTCTTTGGTATTTTGAATATGCAAATTTTAATGCCACAGGTAGCAGGCCAATGGGAATTACCATGTGGGCTGTTACCTTCAGTGCTATAAAGAAGACCGTCTCACGTTTACTTCTTCTAGTCGTTTCAATGGGTTATGGTGTTGTACGGCCCACACTGGGCGGTATAACCTCAAAGGTACTTCTTCTGGGTGTGGTATACTTTCTAGCTTCTGAAGCCTTGGAGCTGGTTGAACATTTGGGAAATATCAACGACTTCTCCGGAAAAGCGAGAATCTTTTTGGTGTTACCTGTTGCTTTATTAGATTCCTGCTTCATTGTATGGATATTTTCCTCATTATCCAAAACTTTAGAGAAGCTTCAG ATTCGTAGAAGCGTGGCCAAGCTTGAACTGTACCGAAAGTTTACCAATTCTTTAGCAGTTTCAGTTCTGCTCTCTGTTGCTTGGATTGGCTATGAG TTGTACTTTAATGCAAGTGATCCATTGAGTGAATTGTGGCAAAGAGCCTGGATTATCCCTGCTTTCTGGACCATACTAGCATACTTGCTTTTAACGGTGATATGCATTCTCTGGGCTCCTTCGAATAACCCAACCAG ATACGCATATTCAGGGGAGActcttgatgatgatgaggagggtCTGTCCCTCACAGGCAGTGGAGTAATAGTGGGAGGAGATCTTGTGTCTAAACTGGAAAGGAAGGAGAGGAAGGCATCTATTGCAGCAGATCATGTGTTTGGGCTAGGAGAAGTTGTTGAGGAGGATAAAAGAGAATGA
- the LOC107817471 gene encoding uncharacterized protein LOC107817471 isoform X2 produces MQQSTGIVEAIIVEVKDRNMIGGSYLNSEAICCTPALAKDGSCKVGEVIIHQDSENPGWPKRIQTSFEGNNEEANMVLQTVEINKTGMYYLYFMFCNPELQGTLISGRSVWRNPEGYLPGKMAPLMTFYGLMSLAYLILGLLWFLRFVQHWKDIIQLHYHITAVIGLGMCEMALWYFEYANFNATGSRPMGITMWAVTFSAIKKTVSRLLLLVVSMGYGVVRPTLGGITSKVLLLGVVYFLASEALELVEHLGNINDFSGKARIFLVLPVALLDSCFIVWIFSSLSKTLEKLQIRRSVAKLELYRKFTNSLAVSVLLSVAWIGYELYFNASDPLSELWQRAWIIPAFWTILAYLLLTVICILWAPSNNPTRYAYSGETLDDDEEGLSLTGSGVIVGGDLVSKLERKERKASIAADHVFGLGEVVEEDKRE; encoded by the exons ATGCAGCAGAGTACTGGAATTGTTGAAGCCATAATAGTCGAGGTCAAAGACAGGAATATGATTGGAGGATCCTATCTTAATTCTGAGGCAATATGTTGCACCCCTGCTCTTGCCAAGGATGGATCCTGCAAGGTAGGAGAGGTTATAATCCATCAAGATTCTGAGAACCCTGGGTGGCCAAAGCGGATTCAGACGTCCTTTGAAGGAAACAATGAAGAGGCTAATATGGTACTCCAGACTGTCGAGATCAACAAGACTGGaatgtattatctctattttaTGTTCTGCAATCCAGAACTCCAGGGGACATTAATTAGTGGTAGAAGTGTTTGGAGAAACCCAGAAGGCTATCTACCTGGGAAGATGGCACCACTAATGACATTTTATGGTTTGATGTCTCTAGCGTACCTCATTCTTGGTCTCTTGTGGTTTTTACGTTTCGTACAACACTGGAAGGATATAATACAGTTGCACTATCACATTACTGCCGTGATAGGTCTTGGAATGTGTGAAATGGCTCTTTGGTATTTTGAATATGCAAATTTTAATGCCACAGGTAGCAGGCCAATGGGAATTACCATGTGGGCTGTTACCTTCAGTGCTATAAAGAAGACCGTCTCACGTTTACTTCTTCTAGTCGTTTCAATGGGTTATGGTGTTGTACGGCCCACACTGGGCGGTATAACCTCAAAGGTACTTCTTCTGGGTGTGGTATACTTTCTAGCTTCTGAAGCCTTGGAGCTGGTTGAACATTTGGGAAATATCAACGACTTCTCCGGAAAAGCGAGAATCTTTTTGGTGTTACCTGTTGCTTTATTAGATTCCTGCTTCATTGTATGGATATTTTCCTCATTATCCAAAACTTTAGAGAAGCTTCAG ATTCGTAGAAGCGTGGCCAAGCTTGAACTGTACCGAAAGTTTACCAATTCTTTAGCAGTTTCAGTTCTGCTCTCTGTTGCTTGGATTGGCTATGAG TTGTACTTTAATGCAAGTGATCCATTGAGTGAATTGTGGCAAAGAGCCTGGATTATCCCTGCTTTCTGGACCATACTAGCATACTTGCTTTTAACGGTGATATGCATTCTCTGGGCTCCTTCGAATAACCCAACCAG ATACGCATATTCAGGGGAGActcttgatgatgatgaggagggtCTGTCCCTCACAGGCAGTGGAGTAATAGTGGGAGGAGATCTTGTGTCTAAACTGGAAAGGAAGGAGAGGAAGGCATCTATTGCAGCAGATCATGTGTTTGGGCTAGGAGAAGTTGTTGAGGAGGATAAAAGAGAATGA